The following coding sequences lie in one Aricia agestis chromosome 10, ilAriAges1.1, whole genome shotgun sequence genomic window:
- the LOC121731441 gene encoding cuticle protein 8-like, with amino-acid sequence MAFVFKTLSLLASLALALGGHAPGGYSYNRFSGPVSGKIIEVQVPAAEGIPAQQHADYGYDHKLGRIHPETAKYDRLKTVDYVAKPDYHYAYGVQDPHSGNQQNHKEERDGDVVRGEYSLVEPDGSLRVVKYTADPKNGFQATVHKQPGHAPAQAPRPSHHRRHEDDDRDY; translated from the exons ATGGCATTTGTTTTTAAG ACACTATCTCTCCTAGCGTCTCTAGCGCTGGCTTTAGGCGGCCATGCTCCTGGTGGCTACTCCTACAACCGCTTCTCTGGACCAGTGAGCGGGAAGATCATTGAGGTCCAGGTCCCTGCCGCTGAAGGTATACCGGCCCAGCAGCATGCAGACTACGGGTACGACCACAAGCTGGGCAGAATCCATCCGGAGACGGCCAAGTATGACAGACTGAAGACTGTGGATTATGTT GCGAAACCTGACTACCACTACGCGTACGGAGTACAAGATCCTCACAGTGGCAACCAGCAGAACCACAAAGAGGAGCGAGATGGTGATGTGGTGAGAGGAGAGTACTCCCTGGTTGAACCTGATGGTTCCCTCCGCGTGGTGAAATATACCGCTGACCCCAAGAATGGATTCCAG GCCACAGTCCACAAGCAGCCAGGCCATGCGCCCGCGCAGGCGCCGCGCCCATCCCACCACAGGCGACATGAGGACGACGATAGAGATTACTAG
- the LOC121731438 gene encoding band 7 protein AGAP004871-like isoform X4: MERSVAASAPTDMETNPEAVGCVERFATFLSILLVIITFPFSLFECFKVVQEFERAVIFRLGRVRKGGARGPGLFFVLPCIDTYRKVDLRTVSFDVPPQEVLTRDSVTVAVDAVVYYRIKEPLNAVVRVADYSASTRLLAATTLRNVLGMRDLAQLLSDREAISHMMQANLDEATDPWGVEVERVEIKDVRLPVQLQRAMAAEAEADREARAKIIAAEGEIKASKALKEASLVMIDNPMALQLRYLQSLNTISAEKNSTIIFPFPMDFLKSFMSMPGTSVSPSPALPI, from the exons ATGGAACGCTCAGTAGCCGCCAGCGCGCCCACCGATATGGAAA ccaATCCTGAAGCTGTGGGGTGCGTGGAGCGGTTTGCGACGTTTTTGTCAATTCTGCTCGTGATCATCACATTTCCGTTTTCATTGTTTGAATGTTTTAAG GTCGTCCAAGAATTCGAACGTGCTGTCATATTTCGCCTCGGAAGGGTACGGAAGGGAGGGGCCAGAGGTCCAGGTCTATTCTTTGTGCTGCCGTGTATTGACACCTATAGGAAGGTCGACCTAAGAACTGTCTCCTTTGATGTTCCACCACAAGAG GTCCTGACACGGGACTCGGTGACAGTGGCTGTGGACGCCGTGGTCTACTACAGAATAAAGGAACCACTGAATGCAGTAGTACGAGTCGCAGATTACag TGCGTCAACGCGGCTGCTAGCTGCGACGACACTACGGAACGTACTCGGTATGAGGGATCTGGCTCAGCTCCTGTCAGACAGGGAGGCCATCAGCCACATGATGCAGGCCAACCTGGATGAGGCTACCGACCCCTGGGGAGTGGAGGTGGAGAGAGTGGAAAT aaaaGACGTCCGTTTGCCTGTACAATTACAACGAGCAATGGCAGCGGAGGCGGAAGCGGACAGGGAGGCGCGGGCCAAGATCATTGCAGCCGAAGGAGAGATTAAAGCATCGAAAGCCTTGAAAGAAGCGTCACTAGTCATGATCGATAACCCTATGGCTTTGCAG CTCCGTTACCTTCAGTCTCTGAACACGATATCGGCGGAGAAGAACTCAACGATAATATTCCCGTTCCCCATGGATTTCCTCAAGAGTTTCATGAGTATGCCAGGCACCAGTGTCTCACCATCACCTGCACTGCCTATTTAA
- the LOC121731438 gene encoding band 7 protein AGAP004871-like isoform X1, whose protein sequence is MRATRLMDIGCYDKNSGEVECYLEIHCDTGTSCAITIQMTNPEAVGCVERFATFLSILLVIITFPFSLFECFKVVQEFERAVIFRLGRVRKGGARGPGLFFVLPCIDTYRKVDLRTVSFDVPPQEVLTRDSVTVAVDAVVYYRIKEPLNAVVRVADYSASTRLLAATTLRNVLGMRDLAQLLSDREAISHMMQANLDEATDPWGVEVERVEIKDVRLPVQLQRAMAAEAEADREARAKIIAAEGEIKASKALKEASLVMIDNPMALQLRYLQSLNTISAEKNSTIIFPFPMDFLKSFMSMPGTSVSPSPALPI, encoded by the exons ATGCGCGCCACCCGCCTCATGGACATCGGCTGCTACGACAAAAACTCCGGCGAAGTGGAGTGCTACCTCGAAATAC ATTGCGATACGGGCACCTCTTGCGCGATTACCATACAGATGA ccaATCCTGAAGCTGTGGGGTGCGTGGAGCGGTTTGCGACGTTTTTGTCAATTCTGCTCGTGATCATCACATTTCCGTTTTCATTGTTTGAATGTTTTAAG GTCGTCCAAGAATTCGAACGTGCTGTCATATTTCGCCTCGGAAGGGTACGGAAGGGAGGGGCCAGAGGTCCAGGTCTATTCTTTGTGCTGCCGTGTATTGACACCTATAGGAAGGTCGACCTAAGAACTGTCTCCTTTGATGTTCCACCACAAGAG GTCCTGACACGGGACTCGGTGACAGTGGCTGTGGACGCCGTGGTCTACTACAGAATAAAGGAACCACTGAATGCAGTAGTACGAGTCGCAGATTACag TGCGTCAACGCGGCTGCTAGCTGCGACGACACTACGGAACGTACTCGGTATGAGGGATCTGGCTCAGCTCCTGTCAGACAGGGAGGCCATCAGCCACATGATGCAGGCCAACCTGGATGAGGCTACCGACCCCTGGGGAGTGGAGGTGGAGAGAGTGGAAAT aaaaGACGTCCGTTTGCCTGTACAATTACAACGAGCAATGGCAGCGGAGGCGGAAGCGGACAGGGAGGCGCGGGCCAAGATCATTGCAGCCGAAGGAGAGATTAAAGCATCGAAAGCCTTGAAAGAAGCGTCACTAGTCATGATCGATAACCCTATGGCTTTGCAG CTCCGTTACCTTCAGTCTCTGAACACGATATCGGCGGAGAAGAACTCAACGATAATATTCCCGTTCCCCATGGATTTCCTCAAGAGTTTCATGAGTATGCCAGGCACCAGTGTCTCACCATCACCTGCACTGCCTATTTAA
- the LOC121731438 gene encoding band 7 protein AGAP004871-like isoform X3 encodes MRATRLMDIGCYDKNSGEVECYLEIPNPEAVGCVERFATFLSILLVIITFPFSLFECFKVVQEFERAVIFRLGRVRKGGARGPGLFFVLPCIDTYRKVDLRTVSFDVPPQEVLTRDSVTVAVDAVVYYRIKEPLNAVVRVADYSASTRLLAATTLRNVLGMRDLAQLLSDREAISHMMQANLDEATDPWGVEVERVEIKDVRLPVQLQRAMAAEAEADREARAKIIAAEGEIKASKALKEASLVMIDNPMALQLRYLQSLNTISAEKNSTIIFPFPMDFLKSFMSMPGTSVSPSPALPI; translated from the exons ATGCGCGCCACCCGCCTCATGGACATCGGCTGCTACGACAAAAACTCCGGCGAAGTGGAGTGCTACCTCGAAATAC ccaATCCTGAAGCTGTGGGGTGCGTGGAGCGGTTTGCGACGTTTTTGTCAATTCTGCTCGTGATCATCACATTTCCGTTTTCATTGTTTGAATGTTTTAAG GTCGTCCAAGAATTCGAACGTGCTGTCATATTTCGCCTCGGAAGGGTACGGAAGGGAGGGGCCAGAGGTCCAGGTCTATTCTTTGTGCTGCCGTGTATTGACACCTATAGGAAGGTCGACCTAAGAACTGTCTCCTTTGATGTTCCACCACAAGAG GTCCTGACACGGGACTCGGTGACAGTGGCTGTGGACGCCGTGGTCTACTACAGAATAAAGGAACCACTGAATGCAGTAGTACGAGTCGCAGATTACag TGCGTCAACGCGGCTGCTAGCTGCGACGACACTACGGAACGTACTCGGTATGAGGGATCTGGCTCAGCTCCTGTCAGACAGGGAGGCCATCAGCCACATGATGCAGGCCAACCTGGATGAGGCTACCGACCCCTGGGGAGTGGAGGTGGAGAGAGTGGAAAT aaaaGACGTCCGTTTGCCTGTACAATTACAACGAGCAATGGCAGCGGAGGCGGAAGCGGACAGGGAGGCGCGGGCCAAGATCATTGCAGCCGAAGGAGAGATTAAAGCATCGAAAGCCTTGAAAGAAGCGTCACTAGTCATGATCGATAACCCTATGGCTTTGCAG CTCCGTTACCTTCAGTCTCTGAACACGATATCGGCGGAGAAGAACTCAACGATAATATTCCCGTTCCCCATGGATTTCCTCAAGAGTTTCATGAGTATGCCAGGCACCAGTGTCTCACCATCACCTGCACTGCCTATTTAA
- the LOC121731438 gene encoding mechanosensory protein 2-like isoform X5 produces the protein MTNPEAVGCVERFATFLSILLVIITFPFSLFECFKVVQEFERAVIFRLGRVRKGGARGPGLFFVLPCIDTYRKVDLRTVSFDVPPQEVLTRDSVTVAVDAVVYYRIKEPLNAVVRVADYSASTRLLAATTLRNVLGMRDLAQLLSDREAISHMMQANLDEATDPWGVEVERVEIKDVRLPVQLQRAMAAEAEADREARAKIIAAEGEIKASKALKEASLVMIDNPMALQLRYLQSLNTISAEKNSTIIFPFPMDFLKSFMSMPGTSVSPSPALPI, from the exons ATGA ccaATCCTGAAGCTGTGGGGTGCGTGGAGCGGTTTGCGACGTTTTTGTCAATTCTGCTCGTGATCATCACATTTCCGTTTTCATTGTTTGAATGTTTTAAG GTCGTCCAAGAATTCGAACGTGCTGTCATATTTCGCCTCGGAAGGGTACGGAAGGGAGGGGCCAGAGGTCCAGGTCTATTCTTTGTGCTGCCGTGTATTGACACCTATAGGAAGGTCGACCTAAGAACTGTCTCCTTTGATGTTCCACCACAAGAG GTCCTGACACGGGACTCGGTGACAGTGGCTGTGGACGCCGTGGTCTACTACAGAATAAAGGAACCACTGAATGCAGTAGTACGAGTCGCAGATTACag TGCGTCAACGCGGCTGCTAGCTGCGACGACACTACGGAACGTACTCGGTATGAGGGATCTGGCTCAGCTCCTGTCAGACAGGGAGGCCATCAGCCACATGATGCAGGCCAACCTGGATGAGGCTACCGACCCCTGGGGAGTGGAGGTGGAGAGAGTGGAAAT aaaaGACGTCCGTTTGCCTGTACAATTACAACGAGCAATGGCAGCGGAGGCGGAAGCGGACAGGGAGGCGCGGGCCAAGATCATTGCAGCCGAAGGAGAGATTAAAGCATCGAAAGCCTTGAAAGAAGCGTCACTAGTCATGATCGATAACCCTATGGCTTTGCAG CTCCGTTACCTTCAGTCTCTGAACACGATATCGGCGGAGAAGAACTCAACGATAATATTCCCGTTCCCCATGGATTTCCTCAAGAGTTTCATGAGTATGCCAGGCACCAGTGTCTCACCATCACCTGCACTGCCTATTTAA
- the LOC121731438 gene encoding band 7 protein AGAP004871-like isoform X2: MRSELRSVSTRRDNVPSHCDTGTSCAITIQMTNPEAVGCVERFATFLSILLVIITFPFSLFECFKVVQEFERAVIFRLGRVRKGGARGPGLFFVLPCIDTYRKVDLRTVSFDVPPQEVLTRDSVTVAVDAVVYYRIKEPLNAVVRVADYSASTRLLAATTLRNVLGMRDLAQLLSDREAISHMMQANLDEATDPWGVEVERVEIKDVRLPVQLQRAMAAEAEADREARAKIIAAEGEIKASKALKEASLVMIDNPMALQLRYLQSLNTISAEKNSTIIFPFPMDFLKSFMSMPGTSVSPSPALPI; encoded by the exons ATGCGGTCGGAACTCAGATCAGTGAGTACTAGACGCGACAATGTGCCCAGTC ATTGCGATACGGGCACCTCTTGCGCGATTACCATACAGATGA ccaATCCTGAAGCTGTGGGGTGCGTGGAGCGGTTTGCGACGTTTTTGTCAATTCTGCTCGTGATCATCACATTTCCGTTTTCATTGTTTGAATGTTTTAAG GTCGTCCAAGAATTCGAACGTGCTGTCATATTTCGCCTCGGAAGGGTACGGAAGGGAGGGGCCAGAGGTCCAGGTCTATTCTTTGTGCTGCCGTGTATTGACACCTATAGGAAGGTCGACCTAAGAACTGTCTCCTTTGATGTTCCACCACAAGAG GTCCTGACACGGGACTCGGTGACAGTGGCTGTGGACGCCGTGGTCTACTACAGAATAAAGGAACCACTGAATGCAGTAGTACGAGTCGCAGATTACag TGCGTCAACGCGGCTGCTAGCTGCGACGACACTACGGAACGTACTCGGTATGAGGGATCTGGCTCAGCTCCTGTCAGACAGGGAGGCCATCAGCCACATGATGCAGGCCAACCTGGATGAGGCTACCGACCCCTGGGGAGTGGAGGTGGAGAGAGTGGAAAT aaaaGACGTCCGTTTGCCTGTACAATTACAACGAGCAATGGCAGCGGAGGCGGAAGCGGACAGGGAGGCGCGGGCCAAGATCATTGCAGCCGAAGGAGAGATTAAAGCATCGAAAGCCTTGAAAGAAGCGTCACTAGTCATGATCGATAACCCTATGGCTTTGCAG CTCCGTTACCTTCAGTCTCTGAACACGATATCGGCGGAGAAGAACTCAACGATAATATTCCCGTTCCCCATGGATTTCCTCAAGAGTTTCATGAGTATGCCAGGCACCAGTGTCTCACCATCACCTGCACTGCCTATTTAA